The proteins below come from a single Deltaproteobacteria bacterium genomic window:
- a CDS encoding VWA domain-containing protein — protein sequence MSSIITRLRRAANSRRIGLALYLTLIITTAVAVGAAAYFSVSPANLNAELPPELSNTTQAANNNSDIALSPSLSQTKLVQNEDGTVYLNLAIKTPSLGTECKRIDRATDMTIVLDRSGSMADPRKLPYAKAALKELLNQLSENDRFALISFDSSAVVHSGLQAVSASARESLSNAIAQLQPGNSTNLSDGLNAALGLIQDSPSDRTRKVILLSDGEANEGITSLPELNRLAGQFAGRSIVLSTIGMGLGFNETLMASMADYGMGSYSYLEHLDLLGEILAKNLSDSRSLYAETSSIELTLKPGVHLVDAGSYPYSQDHGNASTVRIQTGQLLNGSNKNIIFTFRAPTSELGDFDLANISLNITTKGKSRNIGAPKNPLRYSVVAPARRDEAVASMDKDMYRKSWVENNYGKMKLTVSEAISRGDKEKAVDAINSYRQGIAKAEKKSGAELRTDRLEADLGAVQSHMESAFSGPLAEQPEKQNRLSKELQLKGRREQRLGSNN from the coding sequence ATGAGTTCAATAATAACTAGACTAAGACGAGCTGCCAACTCGCGTAGAATTGGCTTGGCGCTATATCTAACCCTAATAATAACCACAGCAGTTGCAGTTGGAGCCGCTGCCTACTTCTCAGTCTCGCCAGCGAACCTAAACGCCGAGCTGCCACCCGAGCTTTCTAACACCACTCAGGCAGCAAATAATAACAGCGACATCGCACTTAGCCCATCGCTATCCCAAACTAAACTGGTGCAAAACGAAGACGGAACCGTCTACTTAAATCTAGCCATAAAAACCCCCTCGCTAGGAACTGAGTGCAAACGCATAGATCGCGCCACGGATATGACCATAGTGCTCGACCGCAGCGGGTCAATGGCAGATCCCAGAAAACTGCCCTATGCCAAGGCCGCATTAAAGGAGTTATTAAACCAACTTAGCGAAAATGATCGCTTTGCGCTAATTTCCTTCGACTCCTCAGCAGTGGTCCACTCTGGGTTGCAAGCCGTTAGCGCCAGCGCACGGGAAAGCTTGAGCAATGCAATTGCTCAATTACAACCCGGCAACTCAACTAATCTATCCGATGGTCTAAACGCAGCACTTGGCTTAATTCAAGACAGTCCATCCGACAGGACGCGCAAAGTCATCTTGCTATCCGATGGCGAAGCTAACGAGGGAATAACTTCTCTGCCGGAACTAAACCGGCTTGCTGGTCAATTCGCTGGCCGATCAATTGTCCTCTCCACCATTGGCATGGGTTTAGGGTTTAATGAAACCCTAATGGCCTCCATGGCCGACTATGGCATGGGAAGTTACTCTTACTTGGAGCATCTAGATCTGCTGGGTGAGATACTGGCAAAAAACCTAAGCGACAGCAGGAGCCTCTATGCGGAAACTAGCTCTATCGAGCTAACGCTTAAGCCCGGCGTGCACTTGGTCGATGCTGGCAGTTACCCTTATAGTCAGGATCATGGCAATGCATCTACTGTGCGCATCCAGACCGGTCAGCTGCTAAATGGTAGCAATAAGAACATAATTTTCACCTTTCGCGCACCAACGTCTGAGCTCGGCGACTTTGACCTTGCTAACATCTCTCTAAACATTACGACTAAAGGCAAAAGCCGTAACATTGGAGCGCCCAAAAACCCTCTCCGCTACAGCGTCGTTGCCCCAGCCAGGCGCGACGAGGCGGTTGCTTCCATGGATAAGGATATGTACCGCAAGAGCTGGGTAGAGAATAACTACGGCAAAATGAAGCTCACGGTTAGCGAAGCAATTTCTCGAGGCGACAAGGAAAAAGCCGTAGATGCCATAAACAGCTATCGCCAGGGAATAGCTAAAGCTGAAAAAAAGAGCGGCGCCGAACTAAGGACTGACCGCCTTGAGGCGGACTTAGGTGCAGTTCAGTCCCACATGGAAAGTGCCTTTAGCGGTCCACTAGCCGAGCAACCTGAAAAGCAAAATCGCCTTTCTAAGGAGCTCCAGTTAAAGGGCCGGCGTGAGCAAAGATTAGGTTCTAATAACTAA
- a CDS encoding response regulator transcription factor, whose protein sequence is MNRKAKILVVEDEEAIRAGLVDVLVYHGYEVEFSADGAEALEMARKEKYDLILLDVMLPSLDGFSVCNAIRETDRVQPIVMLTARTSEEDIIEGLTLGADDYIAKPFSVRELVLRLEAVLRRSGKLKASTQKLRVGESLEIDVANLLGVHMAGAEQGKVVDEIVFTRREVEILQYLQENSSRPVSRHELLQEVWGYSKASQIETRTVDIHIAKLRRKIEVDPKNPHCLVTVRGEGYKLLSGVERSGKCEG, encoded by the coding sequence ATGAATAGGAAGGCCAAAATATTAGTGGTTGAGGACGAGGAAGCTATACGCGCGGGATTGGTAGATGTTTTAGTTTATCATGGCTATGAGGTCGAGTTTAGTGCCGATGGGGCGGAGGCTTTAGAGATGGCTAGGAAGGAAAAGTACGATTTAATTCTTCTAGATGTTATGCTTCCTTCTTTGGATGGCTTTAGTGTCTGCAATGCAATAAGAGAAACTGATCGAGTGCAGCCAATTGTCATGCTTACCGCGAGAACCAGCGAAGAAGACATTATCGAGGGTTTGACATTGGGAGCGGATGATTACATCGCTAAACCCTTTTCCGTGCGCGAGCTAGTGTTAAGACTGGAAGCGGTGCTGAGGCGTAGCGGCAAACTGAAAGCTTCTACCCAGAAGCTAAGAGTTGGCGAAAGTTTAGAGATCGATGTGGCGAATTTGCTAGGCGTTCATATGGCTGGTGCTGAGCAGGGAAAGGTGGTGGATGAGATTGTGTTTACGCGGCGGGAAGTTGAGATTTTACAGTATCTCCAGGAAAACAGCTCTCGTCCGGTATCGCGGCATGAGCTCCTGCAGGAGGTGTGGGGATATAGTAAGGCATCGCAAATTGAGACTAGGACTGTAGACATTCATATTGCTAAACTTAGGCGTAAGATTGAAGTCGATCCCAAGAATCCCCACTGTCTAGTTACTGTCCGCGGTGAGGGATATAAGTTGTTGAGCGGAGTAGAGAGGAGCGGCAAGTGTGAAGGTTAG